One stretch of Pradoshia sp. D12 DNA includes these proteins:
- a CDS encoding CamS family sex pheromone protein produces the protein MKRLIAITMVLALMLVGCAPQFDKDEVVEDNTEKDSKKESSIIPEYQISDNYYQTMLPYQISSSRGLVVSNINTRLDLEEFETGLMRLSHDPFSTEEYIFREGQLLDTKTIKSWLNRKYTKGQLKENKLTAEDNVGLNPLDDGKGDIEERYEKNPEYLAHILEHDYLIKTDDNKVELGGISIGLALNSVFYYQKEKYGETYEIKIEEDKLLEEGQKIAAEVVKRIRTMEGGETVPIMVALFEQGSKDAVVPGNFISYTKVGEKSNKISKWTNVQEEYYLFPSNKATKDFRDDATTFANFKQDVEEYFPNFNGVIGKAFYVNKELQKLTISIDMQFYGKTEVIGFTQYVAGLVKSSFPEYLSVETKIASSNGQESLIVKKANSKEPDVYIYNE, from the coding sequence ATGAAGCGTTTGATAGCAATAACCATGGTACTGGCACTTATGCTTGTAGGCTGCGCACCACAATTTGATAAGGATGAGGTAGTAGAGGATAATACCGAGAAAGATTCCAAGAAAGAGTCTTCCATTATTCCCGAATATCAAATCTCCGACAATTATTATCAAACGATGCTGCCTTATCAGATAAGCAGTTCCAGAGGTCTTGTGGTTTCAAACATTAATACGCGACTTGATTTGGAAGAGTTTGAAACAGGGCTGATGAGATTGTCTCATGACCCATTCTCAACGGAGGAATATATTTTTAGAGAAGGTCAGTTATTGGACACGAAAACGATTAAAAGCTGGCTGAATCGTAAATATACAAAAGGGCAGTTGAAAGAGAACAAACTGACTGCTGAGGACAACGTCGGCTTAAACCCTTTAGATGATGGGAAGGGTGATATTGAGGAAAGATATGAGAAAAATCCAGAATATCTTGCCCATATTTTAGAGCATGATTATCTGATCAAAACAGATGATAATAAAGTTGAGTTGGGCGGCATTTCGATAGGGCTTGCCTTGAATTCAGTATTTTATTATCAAAAGGAAAAGTATGGGGAAACGTACGAAATAAAAATTGAAGAAGATAAACTGCTTGAAGAAGGTCAAAAAATTGCAGCTGAAGTTGTGAAACGAATTAGAACAATGGAAGGCGGAGAAACCGTTCCGATTATGGTTGCTTTATTTGAACAAGGAAGCAAGGATGCGGTTGTGCCTGGGAATTTTATTTCTTATACAAAAGTAGGAGAGAAAAGTAATAAGATTTCCAAATGGACAAACGTACAAGAAGAGTATTATTTGTTCCCATCCAATAAAGCAACAAAGGATTTCCGTGATGATGCAACGACCTTTGCTAATTTTAAGCAGGATGTTGAAGAATACTTCCCTAATTTTAATGGAGTAATTGGAAAAGCCTTTTATGTGAATAAAGAATTGCAAAAGCTGACCATCTCCATAGATATGCAGTTTTACGGAAAAACAGAGGTTATTGGATTTACACAATATGTGGCTGGATTGGTGAAATCGAGTTTCCCTGAATATTTATCGGTGGAGACAAAAATTGCATCTTCCAATGGACAGGAATCACTCATTGTGAAAAAGGCAAATTCCAAAGAACCAGATGTGTATATATATAATGAATAA
- the ligA gene encoding NAD-dependent DNA ligase LigA — protein sequence MDIKEAQKRVAELQSLLNQYGYEYYVLDQPSVPDSVYDQTYKELVELESQYPELQTPDSPTQRVGGQVLDTFAKVEHITPMLSLGNAFNESDLRDFDRRVNSGLGTDRYSYICELKIDGLAVSLRYEEGLFVKGATRGNGTIGEDITANLKTIRSIPLRLNEPVTFEVRGEAYMPKKSFVSLNAKKEENGEEPFANPRNAAAGSLRQLDPRIAASRNLDIFLYGIGETGETGVESHGEGLDFLQKLGLKTNPHRRRCATIEDVLEYIEEWSAKRPELDYDIDGIVIKVDSLSQQEELGYTAKSPRWAIAYKFPAEEVITILRDIELTVGRTGVITPTALLDPVRVAGTTVKRASLHNEDLIREKDIRLGDHVVVKKAGDIIPEVVNVLFDKRTGEEKEFHMPTHCPDCDSELVRLEGEVALRCINPKCPAQIKEGMIHFVSRNAMNIDGLGEKVIIQLFDESLIKDVADIYKLTYDQLINLERMGDKSANNLLNAIEASKSNSLERLLFGLGIRHVGAKAARILAEEFEDMDRLMSANVAELTAINEIGDKMADAVVTYFNQEECQQLIDELKNAGVNMLYKGKKKNIAEATDSYFSGKTIVLTGKMEKYGRTEAKELIEALGGTVTGSVSKKTDLVIAGEDAGSKLKKAQDLGIEIWDESNLLEELGKQG from the coding sequence ATGGATATAAAAGAAGCGCAAAAACGAGTGGCTGAGCTTCAATCACTATTAAACCAATATGGATATGAATACTATGTTCTCGACCAGCCATCAGTTCCTGATTCTGTATATGATCAGACGTATAAAGAGTTGGTGGAATTGGAGAGTCAATATCCGGAGCTGCAAACCCCAGATTCACCTACTCAAAGAGTTGGTGGACAAGTGCTTGATACGTTTGCAAAAGTAGAACATATTACACCGATGCTAAGTCTTGGTAACGCCTTTAACGAAAGTGATTTGCGCGATTTTGACCGCCGAGTAAATTCAGGGCTTGGTACAGACCGATATTCTTATATATGTGAATTGAAAATAGATGGACTGGCAGTTTCCCTGCGTTATGAAGAAGGGCTATTTGTTAAAGGGGCTACAAGAGGAAATGGAACAATTGGTGAGGATATTACTGCTAATCTTAAAACCATTCGTTCCATCCCACTCCGATTGAATGAACCAGTTACATTTGAGGTACGCGGTGAGGCATATATGCCAAAGAAATCGTTTGTTTCCTTAAATGCAAAGAAGGAAGAAAATGGGGAAGAGCCATTTGCCAATCCACGAAATGCAGCAGCAGGATCCTTGCGTCAGCTTGATCCACGCATAGCTGCTTCGCGGAATTTGGATATTTTCCTTTATGGGATTGGTGAAACAGGAGAAACAGGTGTTGAATCCCATGGTGAAGGACTTGACTTTCTTCAAAAATTAGGATTGAAAACCAATCCGCATCGCAGAAGATGTGCTACGATTGAAGATGTATTAGAGTATATTGAGGAATGGTCAGCCAAAAGGCCTGAGCTTGATTATGATATTGATGGAATCGTCATCAAAGTCGATTCACTTTCTCAACAAGAGGAATTAGGATATACTGCAAAAAGTCCAAGATGGGCGATTGCATATAAATTCCCTGCAGAGGAAGTCATCACTATTCTTCGCGATATTGAATTGACTGTCGGTCGTACAGGCGTTATTACGCCAACCGCCTTATTGGACCCGGTAAGAGTAGCAGGTACAACAGTTAAACGGGCTTCCCTTCATAATGAGGACCTAATCCGTGAAAAAGATATTCGGCTTGGAGACCATGTTGTCGTCAAAAAAGCCGGTGATATTATTCCGGAGGTTGTCAATGTTCTGTTTGATAAGCGGACAGGGGAAGAAAAGGAATTCCATATGCCAACGCATTGCCCTGACTGCGATAGTGAGCTTGTTCGTTTGGAAGGAGAGGTAGCTTTGCGCTGCATCAATCCAAAGTGTCCAGCTCAGATTAAAGAGGGGATGATTCACTTTGTTTCACGAAATGCCATGAATATTGATGGTCTGGGTGAAAAAGTCATCATTCAATTATTCGATGAATCGTTAATTAAGGATGTAGCGGATATTTATAAATTGACATATGACCAGCTGATTAATTTGGAGCGTATGGGGGATAAATCAGCGAACAATCTTTTGAACGCTATTGAAGCATCTAAGAGCAACTCATTGGAGCGCCTTTTATTTGGACTGGGAATCCGCCATGTTGGTGCTAAGGCTGCAAGAATCCTCGCGGAAGAATTTGAAGACATGGATCGTCTAATGTCGGCAAATGTAGCTGAATTGACAGCTATTAATGAAATTGGGGACAAAATGGCTGATGCGGTTGTGACTTATTTTAATCAGGAAGAATGCCAGCAATTGATCGATGAATTAAAAAATGCTGGGGTTAATATGCTCTATAAAGGTAAAAAGAAAAATATCGCTGAAGCTACAGATAGTTATTTTTCTGGAAAAACCATTGTACTTACAGGAAAGATGGAAAAGTACGGACGAACTGAAGCAAAAGAGTTGATTGAAGCTTTAGGTGGAACTGTAACGGGTAGCGTAAGTAAAAAGACAGATTTAGTAATAGCCGGAGAAGATGCCGGATCAAAATTAAAAAAAGCCCAGGATTTAGGAATTGAAATATGGGATGAAAGCAATTTACTGGAAGAACTGGGCAAGCAGGGATAG
- the pruA gene encoding L-glutamate gamma-semialdehyde dehydrogenase, which produces MVQAYKHEPLTDFSVSENKKAFEDALGLVDSYLGKDYDLIIGGERVSTDDKIVSISPSDKKVVVGRVSKANKDLAEKAMQEALKAYKTWSKTKPEVRADVLFKAAAIIRRRKHEFSAIMVREAGKPWVEADADTAEAIDFLEYYARQMLKLKNGQPVQSRPNEYNRYDYIPLGVGIIISPWNFPFAIMAGTCVAAVVTGNTVLLKPASTTPVVAAKFVEVMEEAGLPAGVINFVPGNGSEVGDYLVDHPQTRFVSFTGSREVGTRIYERASKVQEGQIWLKRVIAEMGGKDTIVVDSDADLELAAKSIVASAFGFAGQKCSACSRAVIVEDVYDRVLDRAIELTKELTVGDPTDSATFMGPVVDASAFKKITEYIEIGKNEGRLMTGGESDDSKGFFVQPTIIADLAPDARIMKEEIFGPVVAFSKARNFDEAIEIANNTDYGLTGAVITRNRAHQEKAREDFHVGNLYFNRGCTGAIVGYQPFGGFNMSGTDSKAGGPDYLTLHMQAKTTSETY; this is translated from the coding sequence ATGGTACAAGCATATAAGCACGAACCACTTACTGATTTTTCTGTAAGCGAAAACAAAAAAGCGTTTGAGGATGCTTTGGGATTAGTAGATAGCTATCTTGGCAAGGACTATGATTTGATTATCGGTGGAGAAAGAGTATCTACAGATGATAAAATTGTTTCCATTAGCCCATCAGATAAAAAAGTAGTAGTAGGCCGCGTTTCCAAGGCAAATAAAGATTTAGCAGAAAAGGCAATGCAGGAGGCACTAAAAGCTTACAAGACTTGGAGTAAAACGAAACCTGAAGTGCGTGCAGATGTTTTATTTAAAGCAGCTGCCATTATTCGCCGCAGAAAGCATGAATTTTCTGCCATTATGGTAAGAGAAGCGGGAAAACCATGGGTTGAAGCGGATGCGGATACAGCTGAAGCAATTGATTTCCTTGAGTACTATGCTAGACAAATGTTGAAATTAAAGAATGGGCAGCCGGTACAAAGCCGTCCTAATGAATATAATAGATATGACTACATACCACTGGGAGTGGGAATTATTATTTCCCCATGGAACTTCCCATTTGCGATTATGGCCGGTACATGCGTAGCAGCTGTTGTTACGGGTAATACAGTATTGCTAAAACCAGCTTCCACAACACCGGTCGTGGCTGCTAAGTTCGTAGAGGTTATGGAAGAGGCCGGTCTTCCTGCAGGCGTTATTAACTTTGTACCTGGAAATGGAAGTGAAGTGGGAGACTATCTTGTTGATCATCCGCAAACTCGTTTTGTCAGCTTCACAGGTTCCCGTGAAGTTGGAACCAGGATTTACGAGAGAGCTTCTAAGGTACAGGAAGGCCAAATTTGGCTGAAGCGTGTTATCGCTGAAATGGGCGGTAAAGATACAATTGTCGTAGATTCAGATGCTGATCTTGAATTGGCTGCCAAGTCAATCGTTGCGTCAGCGTTTGGATTTGCCGGACAAAAATGCTCTGCTTGTTCAAGAGCTGTTATTGTAGAAGATGTGTATGATAGAGTACTGGACAGAGCGATTGAATTGACAAAAGAATTGACTGTAGGAGATCCGACCGATTCTGCTACATTTATGGGACCAGTCGTGGATGCTTCTGCATTCAAGAAAATAACCGAGTACATTGAGATTGGCAAAAATGAGGGTCGCCTCATGACAGGCGGAGAATCGGATGATTCCAAAGGATTCTTTGTTCAACCGACCATTATAGCCGATTTGGCACCTGATGCTCGAATTATGAAAGAAGAAATCTTCGGTCCTGTTGTAGCATTCAGCAAAGCCCGTAACTTTGATGAAGCAATTGAAATAGCTAATAATACAGATTACGGATTGACAGGCGCTGTAATTACTAGAAATCGTGCACACCAAGAAAAAGCCCGTGAAGATTTCCATGTTGGAAACCTATACTTTAATAGAGGCTGTACAGGTGCGATAGTCGGCTACCAACCATTTGGCGGCTTCAATATGTCCGGTACGGATTCAAAAGCAGGCGGTCCTGACTACTTAACATTGCATATGCAAGCTAAAACTACATCTGAAACCTATTAA
- the gatC gene encoding Asp-tRNA(Asn)/Glu-tRNA(Gln) amidotransferase subunit GatC, with amino-acid sequence MTRISKEEVNHVANLSRLAITEEETERLQKQLDSIITFAEQLNELDTENIEPTTHVLHMKNVLREDKASKGLPREEVLKNAPDHQDGQIRVPGIME; translated from the coding sequence ATGACTCGCATTTCAAAAGAAGAAGTAAATCATGTTGCTAATTTGTCAAGATTAGCTATTACAGAAGAAGAAACTGAAAGGTTACAAAAACAGTTGGATTCAATTATTACGTTTGCTGAACAATTGAATGAGTTAGATACTGAAAATATCGAACCTACTACACATGTTTTACATATGAAGAATGTCTTGAGAGAAGACAAGGCATCTAAAGGATTGCCTAGGGAAGAAGTACTGAAAAATGCTCCTGACCATCAAGATGGACAAATACGTGTACCGGGAATAATGGAGTAG
- the gatB gene encoding Asp-tRNA(Asn)/Glu-tRNA(Gln) amidotransferase subunit GatB → MKYETVIGLEVHVELKTESKIFSSSPNQFGAEPNTNTSVIDLGYPGVLPVLNKKAVEYAMKAAMALNCEVATDTKFDRKNYFYPDNPKAYQISQFDKPIGENGWIEIEVNGEKKKIGITRLHLEEDAGKLTHTADGYSLCDYNRQGTPLIEIVSEPDIRTPEEAYAYLDKLKTIIQYTGVSDCKMEEGSLRCDANISLRPYGQEEFGTKTELKNLNSFNFVRKGLEFEQQRQAEVLNEGGEIQQETRRFDEATGATLLMRVKEGSDDYRYFPEPDLVELYIDDEWKSRVRAEIPELPDARIKRYTEDFGLPAYDAGVLTVTRETANFFEATTAAGAEPKQASNWIMGELSAYLKTSQKELHDTALTPEGLAGLIKLITDGTISSKIAKTVFKELVEHGGNPETIVKEKGLVQISDEGALRTIVTEILDKNPQSIEDFKNGKQKAVGFLVGQMMKATKGQANPQMVNKLIMEELQKR, encoded by the coding sequence TTGAAATACGAAACAGTCATTGGGCTTGAGGTCCATGTTGAATTAAAAACCGAATCAAAAATATTCTCCTCCTCTCCGAACCAATTTGGAGCGGAGCCTAATACGAATACATCCGTTATCGACTTAGGATATCCAGGTGTTTTACCGGTGTTGAATAAAAAAGCAGTTGAATATGCTATGAAAGCAGCAATGGCACTGAACTGTGAAGTGGCGACTGATACAAAATTTGATCGTAAAAACTATTTCTATCCGGATAATCCGAAAGCTTATCAAATTTCACAGTTTGATAAACCGATTGGTGAAAATGGTTGGATTGAAATTGAGGTAAATGGTGAGAAGAAAAAAATCGGAATTACTCGTCTTCATTTAGAAGAAGATGCCGGGAAATTGACACACACTGCTGATGGCTATTCTTTGTGTGATTATAACAGACAGGGAACACCGCTTATCGAGATTGTTTCTGAGCCGGATATTCGTACACCTGAGGAGGCGTATGCTTACCTTGATAAACTAAAAACGATAATTCAATACACAGGTGTGTCTGATTGTAAGATGGAAGAAGGAAGCTTACGCTGTGATGCGAATATTTCCTTACGCCCATATGGTCAGGAAGAGTTTGGTACGAAGACGGAATTGAAGAACTTAAACTCCTTCAACTTTGTTCGTAAAGGACTTGAGTTTGAACAACAAAGACAAGCGGAAGTACTGAATGAAGGCGGAGAAATCCAGCAGGAAACTCGCAGGTTTGATGAAGCGACAGGTGCTACCCTTTTGATGCGTGTTAAAGAGGGCTCTGATGATTATCGTTATTTCCCTGAACCAGATTTAGTTGAATTATATATCGATGATGAATGGAAAAGCCGTGTGCGTGCGGAAATTCCTGAATTGCCGGATGCAAGGATCAAGCGTTATACAGAAGATTTCGGACTGCCGGCATATGATGCGGGTGTGCTAACTGTTACAAGGGAAACAGCCAATTTCTTTGAAGCAACAACGGCTGCCGGTGCTGAACCTAAGCAGGCTTCCAACTGGATTATGGGTGAGCTTTCAGCTTACTTAAAAACGTCTCAAAAAGAACTGCATGACACGGCTCTTACTCCAGAAGGATTAGCTGGCTTAATCAAATTGATTACGGATGGTACAATCTCTTCGAAAATTGCTAAAACTGTATTTAAAGAATTAGTGGAGCATGGTGGAAATCCTGAAACGATTGTAAAGGAAAAAGGTCTTGTACAGATTTCTGATGAGGGAGCCTTACGTACAATCGTCACAGAAATATTGGATAAGAATCCTCAATCCATTGAGGACTTTAAAAATGGTAAGCAAAAAGCGGTTGGATTCCTTGTTGGACAAATGATGAAAGCAACAAAAGGGCAAGCCAATCCGCAAATGGTCAATAAATTGATCATGGAAGAGCTTCAAAAAAGATAA
- the aceA gene encoding isocitrate lyase produces the protein MREELIKQIEAEWKDERWEGIERSYTAEDVLKLRGSMQIEHTLARRGSEKLWNYLKTEDYINALGALTGNQAVQQVKAGLKAIYLSGWQVAADANLSGNMYPDQSLYPANSVPAVVKRINQALQRADQIHYSEGKEDIDWFQPIVADAEAGFGGQLNCFELMKGMIEAGAAGVHFEDQLSSEKKCGHLGGKVLLPTQTAVRNLIAARLAADVMGVPTILIARTDADAADLITSDIDPTDKEFITGERTPEGFYRTKAGIDQAIARGLSYAPYADLIWCETSEPNLEDAKKFADAIHEKYPNKILAYNCSPSFNWKKKLDDDTIANFQKEIAKMGYKFQFVTLAGFHALNHSMFELARGYKERGMAAYSELQQNEFASEQYGYTATRHQREVGTGYFDEVAQVITGGTSSTTALKGSTEEEQFQEA, from the coding sequence ATGAGAGAAGAACTGATTAAACAAATAGAGGCTGAGTGGAAAGATGAAAGATGGGAAGGAATTGAACGTTCTTATACAGCAGAAGATGTATTAAAACTGCGTGGTTCCATGCAAATTGAACACACTTTAGCAAGAAGAGGTTCCGAAAAGCTTTGGAATTACCTTAAAACAGAGGATTATATTAATGCGCTAGGTGCATTAACAGGTAATCAGGCTGTCCAACAGGTAAAAGCAGGATTAAAAGCGATTTACTTAAGCGGATGGCAAGTTGCTGCAGATGCGAACCTTTCCGGAAATATGTATCCTGACCAATCTTTATACCCAGCCAATAGCGTACCGGCTGTCGTAAAACGTATAAACCAGGCGCTTCAACGTGCGGATCAAATCCACTACTCAGAAGGTAAAGAAGATATCGATTGGTTCCAACCGATTGTTGCTGATGCTGAAGCAGGCTTTGGCGGTCAGTTGAATTGTTTTGAACTGATGAAAGGCATGATTGAAGCAGGTGCAGCAGGTGTTCACTTTGAAGATCAGCTATCTTCTGAAAAGAAATGCGGCCATTTGGGCGGTAAAGTACTTCTTCCAACGCAAACAGCAGTGAGAAACCTAATTGCAGCTCGTCTTGCTGCAGACGTAATGGGTGTCCCAACTATTCTGATTGCCCGCACGGATGCGGATGCAGCTGACTTAATCACAAGTGATATTGATCCTACTGATAAGGAATTTATCACAGGTGAAAGAACTCCTGAAGGATTCTATCGTACGAAGGCAGGCATTGATCAAGCAATTGCAAGGGGACTTTCTTATGCACCATACGCAGATTTAATCTGGTGTGAAACATCTGAGCCTAATCTTGAGGATGCGAAGAAATTTGCCGATGCCATCCATGAAAAATATCCAAATAAAATATTAGCCTATAACTGTTCACCATCCTTCAACTGGAAGAAAAAATTGGATGATGATACCATTGCAAACTTCCAAAAGGAAATCGCGAAAATGGGCTACAAATTCCAATTCGTTACACTTGCCGGATTCCATGCCCTGAATCATAGCATGTTTGAATTAGCAAGAGGATACAAAGAGCGCGGAATGGCTGCCTATTCTGAGCTGCAACAGAATGAATTTGCAAGCGAACAATACGGCTACACAGCAACAAGACACCAACGTGAAGTAGGAACTGGCTATTTTGATGAAGTAGCACAGGTTATTACTGGAGGAACTTCTTCTACAACGGCCCTAAAAGGTTCTACGGAAGAAGAGCAATTCCAAGAAGCCTAA
- the aceB gene encoding malate synthase A — MAVQTNGINILGKMENGFDEILTPEALEFIENLERHFGSRRKELLEQRTKRQEEIDNGKLPDFLPETKSVREGDWTIAPLPQDLQDRRVEITGPVDRKMVINALNSGAKCFMADFEDANSPTWKNNIEGHINLRDAVNRTITFENPNGKKYKLNEETAVPIIRPRGFHLEEKNVTLEGQPISGGLFDFGLYFFHNAKTLLENGSGPYFYLPKIESHLEARLWNDVFVYAQNHLGIPQGSIKATVLIETILAAFEMDEILYELKDHSAGLNCGRWDYIFSYLKKFRNHDSIILPDRSVVTMAVPFMSAYSQLAIKTCHKRNAPAIGGMAAQIPVKNDEKANEEAFAKVKADKEREAKNGHDGTWVAHPALVPVAKEVFDHYMPKPNQIDKKRDDVQVTATDLLEVPEGSITEQGVRTNINVGIQYIESWLNGRGAAPINNLMEDAATAEISRAQVWQWLRHPKGVLDDGRKIDMEMYKTLKEEELQKIKQDLGEERFENGRFTEAAELFDKLIISDEYYDFLTLPAYEIL; from the coding sequence ATGGCAGTACAAACGAATGGAATCAATATTCTTGGAAAAATGGAGAATGGTTTTGATGAGATATTGACTCCGGAAGCTCTTGAATTCATTGAGAATCTGGAAAGGCACTTTGGATCAAGGCGAAAGGAATTGCTTGAGCAGCGTACCAAGCGCCAAGAAGAAATTGATAATGGTAAACTTCCAGACTTTTTGCCGGAGACAAAAAGTGTTCGTGAAGGTGATTGGACAATTGCACCTTTACCACAGGACCTGCAGGATAGAAGAGTTGAAATTACAGGACCTGTAGATCGGAAAATGGTGATTAATGCTTTAAATTCAGGCGCTAAATGCTTTATGGCTGATTTTGAAGACGCCAACTCCCCAACATGGAAAAACAATATTGAAGGCCATATTAATCTCCGCGATGCTGTAAACCGTACAATTACTTTTGAAAATCCAAACGGTAAAAAATATAAATTAAATGAAGAAACTGCTGTTCCCATCATTCGACCAAGAGGTTTTCATTTGGAAGAAAAAAATGTCACGTTGGAAGGACAGCCGATCTCCGGTGGACTTTTTGACTTTGGACTTTACTTCTTCCATAATGCAAAGACCTTACTCGAAAATGGAAGCGGTCCCTACTTTTACTTGCCTAAAATAGAGAGTCATCTGGAAGCACGCTTATGGAATGACGTCTTCGTTTATGCACAAAATCACCTAGGTATTCCACAAGGTTCCATTAAAGCAACTGTCCTCATTGAAACCATCCTTGCAGCATTTGAAATGGATGAAATTCTGTATGAATTGAAGGATCATTCAGCCGGTTTAAACTGTGGAAGATGGGATTATATTTTCAGCTATCTGAAGAAATTCAGAAACCATGATTCTATCATTCTACCGGATCGATCTGTTGTCACAATGGCTGTGCCATTCATGTCTGCCTATTCCCAGTTGGCCATTAAAACCTGCCATAAACGGAATGCACCAGCTATTGGCGGCATGGCTGCACAAATCCCGGTTAAAAATGATGAAAAAGCAAATGAAGAGGCCTTTGCCAAGGTAAAGGCTGATAAGGAACGCGAAGCGAAAAATGGCCATGATGGAACATGGGTCGCCCATCCTGCTCTTGTACCAGTGGCAAAGGAAGTATTTGACCACTATATGCCGAAGCCGAATCAAATCGATAAAAAGCGTGACGATGTTCAGGTTACAGCAACTGATCTCCTCGAGGTGCCAGAGGGCTCCATCACAGAGCAAGGTGTTCGGACTAATATTAATGTTGGAATTCAATATATAGAATCCTGGCTTAATGGAAGAGGTGCAGCACCGATTAATAATCTGATGGAGGATGCAGCTACTGCTGAAATCTCCCGAGCTCAAGTGTGGCAATGGTTACGTCATCCTAAAGGTGTATTGGATGATGGACGCAAGATTGATATGGAGATGTACAAAACATTAAAAGAAGAAGAGCTGCAAAAGATTAAACAGGATCTTGGTGAAGAACGTTTTGAGAATGGGCGTTTCACCGAAGCAGCAGAGCTTTTTGATAAATTGATTATCAGTGATGAGTATTATGACTTCTTGACTTTACCTGCCTACGAAATTCTATAA
- the gatA gene encoding Asp-tRNA(Asn)/Glu-tRNA(Gln) amidotransferase subunit GatA, whose translation MSLFDRKIADLHESLRKKELSVTDLVSESFSKIKKVEDNVNAFLTLNEENAYKEAEKLDEQLVSGEIGGPLFGMPIGIKDNIVTKNLRTTCASKILDNFNPIYDATVVEKLKQEQTITIGKLNMDEFAMGSSTENSGYKKTANPWDLERVPGGSSGGSAAAVAAGEVPFSLGSDTGGSIRQPASFCGVVGMKPTYGRVSRYGLVAFASSLDQIGPITRNVEDNAYLLNAIAGLDPMDGTSAHIEVPDFTRALTGDVKGLRIAVPKEYLGEGVTEEVRQSVLDSLAVLEKLGATYEEVSLPHSKYALSTYYLLSSSEASANLSRFDGVRYGHRTENPQNLLEMYKQSRAEGFGDEVKRRIMLGTFALSSGYYDAYYKKAQKVRTLIKRDFENVFDQYDVIVGPTTPTPAFKLGENTNDPMTMYMNDILTIPVNLAGVPGISVPNGFSKGLPLGLQIIGKHFDESTVYKVAHAYEQATDFHKQKPSLQEVE comes from the coding sequence ATGTCTTTATTTGATCGTAAAATAGCGGACTTGCATGAGTCGCTTCGTAAAAAGGAATTATCAGTAACAGATCTAGTTTCAGAATCCTTTTCTAAAATAAAAAAAGTTGAAGACAATGTAAATGCATTTCTAACATTAAATGAGGAAAATGCATACAAAGAAGCTGAAAAACTGGATGAACAGCTAGTTTCCGGAGAAATCGGCGGTCCTTTATTTGGAATGCCAATTGGAATTAAAGATAATATTGTAACTAAGAATCTTCGCACGACCTGTGCCAGCAAAATATTGGACAATTTTAACCCGATTTATGACGCAACAGTTGTGGAAAAGTTAAAACAAGAGCAAACCATCACAATTGGTAAGTTGAACATGGATGAATTCGCGATGGGTTCTTCCACAGAAAATTCAGGTTACAAAAAAACAGCTAATCCATGGGATTTAGAACGTGTGCCTGGAGGTTCTTCAGGTGGATCAGCGGCTGCGGTTGCGGCTGGTGAAGTCCCATTTAGCCTGGGGTCAGATACAGGCGGTTCTATCCGTCAACCGGCTTCCTTCTGTGGGGTTGTAGGGATGAAGCCGACATACGGACGTGTATCCCGTTATGGTTTAGTAGCATTTGCTTCTTCATTGGACCAAATTGGGCCGATTACACGTAATGTAGAGGATAATGCTTATTTATTAAATGCCATAGCCGGACTGGATCCAATGGACGGAACTTCAGCGCATATTGAGGTGCCAGATTTTACAAGGGCATTAACTGGTGATGTAAAGGGGCTTAGGATTGCTGTTCCGAAAGAATATCTTGGCGAAGGCGTGACTGAGGAAGTACGTCAGTCAGTCCTCGATTCATTGGCAGTTCTGGAGAAATTGGGAGCAACATATGAAGAGGTATCTCTGCCGCATTCTAAATATGCTCTATCAACGTATTATTTATTGTCTTCTTCTGAAGCATCTGCAAACCTTTCTCGTTTTGACGGTGTTCGTTATGGACATAGAACGGAAAACCCACAGAACTTGCTTGAAATGTATAAACAATCGAGAGCCGAGGGCTTTGGGGATGAAGTAAAAAGACGGATTATGCTTGGTACCTTTGCATTAAGCTCCGGTTACTATGATGCATACTACAAGAAAGCACAAAAAGTACGTACATTAATTAAACGGGATTTTGAAAACGTATTTGATCAGTATGATGTCATTGTAGGACCAACTACACCGACACCTGCATTTAAATTGGGTGAAAACACAAATGATCCGATGACGATGTATATGAATGATATTTTAACTATCCCTGTCAATCTTGCTGGAGTGCCGGGAATTTCCGTTCCTAATGGATTTAGTAAAGGCTTACCGCTTGGTTTACAAATTATTGGGAAGCATTTTGACGAAAGTACGGTTTATAAAGTTGCCCATGCCTATGAACAGGCAACAGATTTTCATAAACAAAAACCGTCTCTACAGGAGGTGGAGTAA